In Antechinus flavipes isolate AdamAnt ecotype Samford, QLD, Australia chromosome 3, AdamAnt_v2, whole genome shotgun sequence, a genomic segment contains:
- the LOC127558274 gene encoding transient receptor potential cation channel subfamily V member 3-like, protein MSKNPKEMVPLMGKKTSAPGAAPVCPLERRPAEVTPTKKSAHFFLEIEGFEPNPAANKPSPPIFPKPMDSNIRQCNPGHCDDMDSPQSPQDDITETPSNPNSPCVSLAKEEQKRNRKRLKKRLFTAAAEGSVEELSTLLAELWELARRRRTMDPMDYLMHKLTASDTGKTCLMKALLNINPNTEEIVRTLLAFAEENGILERFINAEYTEEAYRGQTALNIAIERRQVAITKTLIDKGADVNAHAKGLFFNPKHKHEGFYFGETPLALAACTNQPEIVQLLMDNEKTDIASQDSQGNNILHALVTVAEDCRTQNDFVKEMYDMILRRSEDPELETAQNNDGLTPLQLAAKTGKSEILKYILSREIKEKPHRSLSRKFTDWAYGPVSSSLYDLTDVDTTTDNSVLEIIVYNTNLDNRHEMLTLEPLHTLLRMKWKKFAKYMFFTSFCFYFFYNITLTLVSYYRPREEEGRGLSAGPEPVLNKSALPHPLALTHKMGWLQLIGRMFVLIWATCISVKEGIAIFLLRPSDLQSILSDAWFHFAFFIQAVLVILSVFLYLFAYKAYLACLVLAMALGWANMLYYTRGFQSMGMYSVMIQKVILHDVLKFLFVYIVFLLGFGVALASLIEKCPDHKGECSSYGSFSDAVLELFKLTIGLGDLNIQQNSKYPILFLFLLITYVILTFVLLLNMLIALMGETVENISKESERIWRLQRARTILEFEKLLPEWLRCKFRMGELCKVAQEDFRLCLRINEVKWTEWKTHVSFINEDPGPGRSLDLSKAQDSSRYNSKTTLNAFDELDEVPETSV, encoded by the exons ATGAGCAAGAATCCCAAGGAAATGGTCCCGTTGATGGGCAAGAAGACCAGCGCCCCCGGTGCAGCCCCCGTGTGCCCGCTGGAGAGGAGACCCGCCGAGGTCACCCCCACCAAGAAAAG TGCCCACTTCTTTCTTGAAATTGAAGGCTTCGAACCCAACCCGGCCGCCAACAAACCTTCTCCTCCCATCTTCCCCAAGCCCATGGACTCCAACATCCGCCAATG CAATCCCGGGCACTGCGACGACATGGATTCTCCCCAGTCTCCTCAGGACGACATCACCGAGACACCCTCAAATCCCAACAGTCCATG CGTCAGTCTGGCCAAGGAGGAGCAGAAGAGGAACAGAAAGAGGCTGAAGAAGCGCCTCTTCACGGCGGCGGCGGAGGGCAGCGTGGAGGAGCTGAGCACGCTGCTCGCGGAGCTCTGGGAGCTGGCCAGGAGGCGCAGGACCATGGACCCGATGG ACTACCTGATGCACAAGCTCACAGCCTCCGACACTGGGAAGACGTGTCTCATGAAGGCCTTGCTGAACATCAACCCCAACACCGAGGAAATCGTCAGAACCCTGCTCGCCTTTGCTGAAGAAAATGGCATTTTGGAGCGGTTCATCAATGCGGAGTACACAGAGGAAGCCTACAGAG GACAGACGGCCTTGAACATCGCCATTGAGCGCAGGCAGGTGGCCATCACCAAGACCCTGATCGATAAGGGGGCTGATGTCAACGCCCACGCCAAAGGTTTATTCTTTAACCCCAAGCACAAGCACGAAGGCTTCTACTTTG GTGAGACGCCCCTGGCCCTGGCTGCCTGCACCAACCAGCCCGAGATCGTCCAGCTGCTGATGGACAACGAGAAGACGGACATCGCCTCCCAGGACTCGCAGGGAAACAACATCCTGCACGCGCTGGTGACCGTGGCCGAAGACTGCCGGACCCAGAACGACTTTGTCAAGGAGATGTACGACATGATCCTCCGGAGAAGTGAGGACCCGGAGCTGGAGACCGCGCAGAACAACGATGGCCTGACGCCGCTCCAGCTCGCCGCCAAGACGGGCAAGTCGGAG ATCCTCAAGTACATCCTGAGCCGGGAGATCAAGGAGAAGCCCCACCGGAGCCTGTCGAGGAAGTTCACGGACTGGGCCTACGGCCCCGTCTCGTCCTCCCTGTACGACCTCACCGACGTGGACACCACCACGGACAACTCGGTGCTGGAGATCATCGTGTACAACACCAACCTCGAC AACCGCCATGAGATGCTGACGCTGGAGCCTCTGCACACGCTGCTGCGCATGAAGTGGAAGAAGTTCGCGAAATACATGTTCTTCACGtccttctgtttctatttcttctataaTATCACCCTGACGCTGGTCTCTTACTATCGGCCGCGGGAGGAGGAGGGCCGGGGGCTCTCGGCCGGCCCGGAGCCCGTCCTGAACAAGAGC GCGCTGCCGCACCCACTGGCCCTGACGCACAAGATGGGGTGGCTGCAGCTCATCGGCAGGATGTTCGTGCTGATCTGGGCCACGTGTATCTCTGTGAAAGAG gGCATTGCTATCTTCCTGCTGAGGCCCTCAGACCTGCAGTCCATCCTCTCGGACGCCTGGTTCCACTTTGCATT CTTCATCCAGGCCGTGCTCGTGATCCTGTCGGTCTTCTTGTACCTGTTTGCCTACAAAGCGTACCTGGCCTGCCTGGTGCTGGCCATGGCCCTGGGCTGGGCCAACATGCTTTACTACACGCGGGGCTTCCAGTCCATGGGCATGTACAGCGTCATGATCCAGAAG GTCATCTTGCACGACGTCCTGAAGTTTCTCTTTGTGTACATCGTGTTCTTACTTGGGTTCGGTGTGG CCCTCGCCTCCCTCATCGAGAAGTGCCCCGACCACAAGGGGGAGTGCAGCTCCTACGGAAGCTTCAGCGACGCGGTCCTCGAGCTCTTCAAGCTCACCATCGGCCTGGGCGACCTCAACATCCAGCAGAACTCCAAGTACcccatcctcttcctcttcctcctcatcaccTACGTCATCCTGACCTTCGTCCTCCTCCTCAACATGCTGATCGCCCTGATGGGGGAGACTGTGGAGAACATCTCCAAGGAGAGCGAGCGCATCTGGCGGCTGCAG AGAGCCAGGACCATTCTGGAGTTTGAGAAACTGCTGCCCGAGTGGCTGCGCTGCAAGTTCCGCATGGGAGAGCTCTGCAAGGTGGCCCAGGAAGACTTCAGGCTGTGCTTGAG